The region ATCCAAACAAGACCGCCGCCGCTTTTTGCGCTACGCGGCCGTGACGATCGCGGCCGCCGAGGTCGGCATAATCGGCTTTGCGAATGCGCAATCCAACAACGAGCCCTCAGGGCCAAAAGGAGAACCGAAGATGAGCCAAGTTGATAAGGTCGCGTATGCATCCGAAACCCAAGCCGTGCGACCCTTCCGCGTTAACGTGCCGGAAGCGGCC is a window of bacterium DNA encoding:
- a CDS encoding twin-arginine translocation signal domain-containing protein: MSGESKQDRRRFLRYAAVTIAAAEVGIIGFANAQSNNEPSGPKGEPKMSQVDKVAYASETQAVRPFRVNVPEAA